Proteins co-encoded in one Desulfitobacterium hafniense DCB-2 genomic window:
- a CDS encoding TetR/AcrR family transcriptional regulator: MTTWVIVIYLNIELDRNEVAVIYPKFYSLEAEKRERIINAALKEFARNGYEKASTNEMTKEADISKGSLFSYFNTKKELYLFLLDYVVEVIESIYDEVDWQETDLFERMRKIGLIKFKIYKKFPHAINFLKVAAHEDAGEVKAEIAETGRHLIADGLGRGYENIDWTKFREDMEREKMLNIITWTILSFAEQQRDRVESFEDLSLDLLREWDGYFDILKRCFYK, from the coding sequence ATGACCACTTGGGTCATTGTGATTTATCTCAATATAGAACTAGATAGAAATGAGGTGGCTGTCATTTATCCAAAATTCTATAGCTTAGAAGCGGAGAAAAGGGAACGTATCATTAATGCGGCCCTTAAAGAATTTGCCCGCAATGGTTATGAAAAGGCATCGACCAATGAGATGACCAAAGAAGCAGACATCTCCAAAGGCTCATTGTTCAGCTATTTTAACACGAAAAAGGAGCTGTATTTGTTTCTGCTGGACTATGTGGTAGAGGTCATCGAAAGCATTTATGATGAGGTGGATTGGCAGGAAACCGATCTTTTTGAAAGAATGAGGAAAATCGGCCTGATTAAATTCAAGATTTACAAAAAGTTTCCCCATGCCATTAATTTTCTCAAAGTCGCAGCCCATGAGGATGCAGGGGAAGTGAAAGCGGAAATCGCTGAAACGGGCAGGCATCTCATTGCCGACGGTCTGGGCAGAGGGTATGAAAATATTGATTGGACAAAATTTCGTGAAGATATGGAGCGGGAAAAAATGCTCAATATTATTACCTGGACTATCTTAAGTTTTGCCGAACAGCAAAGGGACCGGGTCGAGTCCTTTGAAGATCTGAGCCTTGACCTGCTTCGGGAGTGGGATGGGTATTTCGATATATTGAAGCGCTGTTTCTATAAGTAA
- a CDS encoding ABC transporter ATP-binding protein, with product MLIEVANLKKSYASGAMTNEVLKGIGMKLGKGEIGVILGPSGSGKSTLMNIIGGVDRGDSGEVMVGGVEINHLNDDQLTDYRRQDIGFVFQFYNLVPNLTVGENIEVVANISKAPLNVDEVLAAVEMTDKKRRFPRELSGGEQQRVSIARAIVKNPQLLLCDEPTGALDYQTSRSILQLLERVNREYGTTILMITHNEAIAAMANRVFKLRSGEIVEAAVNQVIIPAERIEW from the coding sequence ATGTTGATTGAGGTTGCGAATCTAAAGAAAAGCTACGCATCCGGCGCCATGACCAATGAAGTTTTGAAAGGAATCGGGATGAAGCTGGGAAAGGGGGAGATCGGTGTCATCCTCGGACCCTCAGGCTCAGGCAAATCGACCTTGATGAATATCATTGGCGGTGTGGATCGCGGCGACAGCGGGGAGGTCATGGTTGGCGGGGTTGAGATCAACCATTTGAACGATGACCAACTGACCGATTACAGGCGTCAAGACATCGGTTTTGTCTTCCAGTTCTATAATTTGGTCCCCAACCTTACCGTGGGGGAAAACATTGAAGTCGTTGCCAACATCAGCAAAGCGCCCTTGAACGTTGACGAGGTCTTGGCGGCGGTGGAAATGACCGATAAAAAGCGGCGGTTTCCCAGAGAACTAAGCGGTGGTGAACAGCAGAGAGTCTCTATTGCCAGAGCTATTGTCAAGAATCCGCAGCTCCTGCTATGCGACGAGCCGACCGGCGCTCTGGATTATCAGACCTCCCGCAGCATTCTGCAGCTTTTGGAACGGGTGAACAGAGAATACGGAACTACCATTTTGATGATCACTCATAATGAAGCGATTGCCGCCATGGCCAACCGGGTGTTTAAACTGAGATCCGGGGAAATCGTGGAAGCAGCAGTCAACCAGGTAATTATTCCGGCGGAAAGGATTGAGTGGTAA
- a CDS encoding ABC transporter permease: MALNKRVWRILKENPLRYLGVLMLIVLGSYTFVVAAGIAQNLDTLITTFTEGHQQEDLSFATDKAIPDSGELERAVHAVIEEYRSFDAALSDSLTLRLLSKTKKLNIPAVIEGRGLAGPGEILLDPAFAKANGYSLGNSIKAAGKNFTVVGYVSLPHYIYPLKNVYDIMVSPSNFGVGVIDPAEFADIGNGSLFYSVRFQDRTQSLNQQAVQFRERLHAEGVTESEWVDIMNNKRARMAWASITGLKTMSIPVPAAMFLLCCLIIGIMIWRMIRREGVIIGTLYAQGYRRRELMGHYMTIPLLLAVAGGAAGSLLALLSVAPAITGMVSYYNVPVAGVELNLWHALIGVLTPVLFLGLSSYLVIRLELRRSPAELMKGSEQKTKVNALERAFKLERFTFGTKFKLREQLRSISRLLFLFLGVISASVLMLLGFTIMNSMGYVFKSSTEGTYRFEYEYAFKDLHYGQAPAGAEVFNAGRFYPEDEEEIEFYVTGVEPDSAFLTLTDSKGQPLPNDQINVTKPLAEKLGIKAGDRVSLISKQDGQPYVFSIDAVADSYAGQFIFMPVEALNRQLGLPANSYTGLWSTEKLAVPDEQLAGTKSLSETAAAMDELLGPMLSMVGMMTLIACMVSLIIIYLVTSLMIEENKNTISLFKIFGYRRREINALILNSSTLVIVAGFLIGIPVMAASMGAIYGYVGGMINLVLPTVINPLYVVVCFGAIMLTYQLSKLLCARKVHAVSMSEALKAGTE; this comes from the coding sequence ATGGCGCTGAACAAGAGAGTTTGGCGGATCTTGAAAGAAAACCCACTGCGCTACCTAGGCGTTCTTATGCTCATTGTTCTTGGCAGTTATACCTTTGTTGTGGCGGCAGGCATAGCCCAGAACCTTGATACGCTGATCACCACCTTTACAGAGGGACATCAGCAGGAGGATCTGTCCTTTGCAACGGACAAAGCCATTCCCGACAGCGGGGAATTGGAGAGAGCGGTTCATGCCGTCATTGAGGAGTACAGGAGTTTTGACGCTGCCCTCTCGGATTCGCTGACCCTGCGGCTCTTAAGTAAAACAAAAAAGCTGAACATCCCGGCGGTCATCGAGGGGCGGGGGCTTGCCGGCCCGGGAGAAATCCTGCTTGACCCCGCTTTTGCCAAAGCCAACGGCTATTCACTGGGAAACAGTATCAAGGCAGCCGGTAAAAACTTTACGGTGGTGGGCTATGTATCCCTGCCTCACTATATCTATCCCTTAAAAAATGTCTACGATATCATGGTATCCCCCAGTAATTTCGGTGTGGGCGTTATCGACCCTGCGGAATTTGCGGATATCGGCAACGGGTCCCTCTTTTATTCTGTCAGGTTTCAGGACAGAACCCAGAGCCTGAACCAGCAGGCAGTGCAATTCCGGGAGCGTTTGCATGCCGAAGGCGTCACAGAATCTGAATGGGTTGACATTATGAACAATAAACGGGCCAGGATGGCCTGGGCGTCGATCACCGGTTTGAAAACCATGAGCATTCCGGTGCCGGCGGCGATGTTTTTGCTGTGCTGCCTGATTATCGGCATTATGATCTGGCGCATGATCCGCCGGGAAGGGGTGATCATCGGAACACTTTACGCCCAGGGCTACCGGCGGCGTGAGCTGATGGGCCACTATATGACTATTCCTCTGCTGCTGGCCGTTGCGGGGGGAGCGGCAGGAAGTTTGCTGGCCCTGTTGTCCGTGGCGCCGGCGATCACAGGGATGGTTTCTTACTACAATGTTCCTGTTGCAGGTGTTGAACTGAACCTTTGGCATGCCCTCATCGGCGTACTGACTCCTGTGCTGTTTCTGGGCCTCAGCAGCTACCTGGTCATTCGCCTGGAATTGCGACGTTCTCCGGCGGAGTTGATGAAAGGGAGTGAACAAAAAACCAAAGTGAACGCTCTGGAGCGGGCCTTTAAGCTGGAGAGATTCACCTTCGGCACCAAATTCAAGCTGCGGGAGCAGCTGAGAAGCATTTCCCGTCTTTTGTTCCTTTTTTTGGGGGTCATCAGCGCTTCGGTCCTTATGCTCTTGGGTTTTACGATCATGAATTCCATGGGTTATGTGTTCAAAAGCAGTACCGAAGGCACTTACCGGTTCGAATATGAATACGCTTTTAAGGACCTGCACTACGGGCAAGCGCCGGCAGGGGCGGAAGTTTTCAACGCCGGGAGGTTTTATCCTGAAGACGAGGAAGAAATAGAATTTTATGTGACCGGTGTAGAGCCGGATTCCGCGTTCTTAACGCTGACCGACAGCAAGGGGCAGCCCCTTCCCAATGATCAGATCAACGTAACCAAGCCTTTGGCGGAAAAGCTGGGAATCAAGGCGGGGGACAGGGTAAGCTTGATCAGCAAGCAGGATGGGCAGCCCTATGTTTTCTCTATTGACGCGGTGGCCGATTCCTACGCGGGGCAGTTTATCTTTATGCCCGTTGAGGCATTGAACAGGCAGCTCGGATTGCCCGCCAACAGCTATACGGGACTCTGGAGCACTGAAAAATTAGCTGTTCCTGATGAACAGCTGGCAGGAACAAAATCTTTAAGTGAGACTGCGGCCGCTATGGATGAGCTGCTGGGGCCAATGCTTTCCATGGTAGGGATGATGACTCTGATCGCCTGTATGGTGAGCTTGATTATCATCTATCTGGTAACCTCCCTCATGATTGAGGAGAATAAGAATACCATCTCGTTGTTTAAGATTTTTGGCTACCGGCGCCGCGAGATCAATGCTCTGATCCTGAACAGTTCGACCTTGGTGATCGTGGCCGGATTTCTGATCGGCATTCCGGTCATGGCGGCTTCCATGGGTGCCATCTACGGCTATGTGGGCGGGATGATCAATCTGGTGCTGCCGACGGTTATTAATCCGCTGTATGTGGTTGTTTGCTTTGGGGCGATCATGCTGACTTATCAGCTTAGCAAACTGCTGTGTGCCAGGAAGGTACACGCGGTTTCCATGAGTGAGGCTTTAAAAGCGGGAACAGAATAG
- a CDS encoding Hsp20/alpha crystallin family protein, which yields MFDLVPFEGRNSGLPRKSRNLFDIDSIFENFFNDTLFPAFYNQSGQMRVDVRENEKEFIVEAELPGVNKEEIQIDCTEDRLTITVQKTESTEEQKDNYIRKERKASSMARSFAIANIRHEEITAKYENGLLTVTLPKHEKTAPKGKKIDIQ from the coding sequence ATGTTTGATTTAGTCCCCTTTGAAGGAAGAAATTCAGGTTTGCCAAGGAAATCCCGCAATCTCTTTGACATTGACAGCATTTTCGAAAACTTTTTTAATGATACTCTATTCCCAGCCTTTTACAACCAAAGCGGTCAAATGCGGGTGGACGTCAGGGAAAATGAGAAGGAATTCATTGTCGAAGCCGAACTTCCCGGTGTGAACAAAGAGGAAATCCAGATTGACTGCACTGAGGATAGGCTTACTATAACCGTCCAGAAGACCGAAAGTACGGAAGAACAGAAGGATAACTATATCAGGAAAGAAAGAAAAGCCAGCTCCATGGCCAGGTCATTTGCCATAGCCAATATCAGACATGAGGAAATAACGGCTAAATATGAAAACGGCCTGCTTACCGTTACCTTGCCTAAGCATGAAAAGACTGCGCCCAAAGGCAAAAAAATTGATATCCAGTAG
- a CDS encoding helix-turn-helix domain-containing protein, with amino-acid sequence MDFGSHLRQLRENHMLSTSRLSKLSGLSQSFIFRIESGEKQPTLETLRKLAQGLGISLGELLGEEMLSEPQSPKISRIIGNIRKLPVEQVDALDLFLASLSSSYAVGENPLTVQAINLKNSAGDGFEMEVVFSSNVSAIMEHRIPDGTNRNMAGFHLYDGEMKEIPIEIISGSKKMLGQRAERIFVIKPKIRLTDGRFYKLTISKLLQANNYKYLKENHTILFTTREIVDITPYNKKLCSPYLSLALEKSNINSGDENIPVNTEIRLTFSNNVITKAVRDNNLHCFSLRSSKNQIVEIDVIMGDPDDNSDKKKEIVIRPQQHLLANTLYILTISENLQGGNQKLLGRDKAIIFTTDETGAATAGQGGVGIA; translated from the coding sequence GTGGATTTTGGCAGTCACTTAAGACAACTAAGAGAGAATCATATGCTTTCAACCTCCAGGTTATCTAAGCTATCCGGCTTAAGCCAATCCTTTATCTTCAGGATCGAGTCTGGAGAAAAACAACCGACCCTGGAAACCCTGCGCAAGTTGGCCCAAGGGTTGGGCATCAGCCTGGGAGAGCTGCTCGGTGAGGAAATGCTGAGCGAGCCTCAATCACCAAAAATCAGCCGGATTATCGGTAATATACGAAAACTCCCCGTTGAGCAGGTGGATGCCCTTGATTTATTTTTGGCTTCCCTTTCTTCCAGTTACGCCGTGGGGGAAAACCCGCTGACAGTACAGGCCATTAATCTCAAAAATTCTGCCGGGGACGGCTTTGAAATGGAGGTAGTCTTTTCTTCCAATGTCTCGGCTATTATGGAGCATAGAATCCCTGACGGCACAAACCGAAATATGGCAGGATTCCATCTCTATGACGGTGAGATGAAGGAGATTCCGATTGAAATTATTTCGGGAAGCAAGAAAATGCTGGGGCAAAGGGCGGAAAGAATCTTCGTGATCAAACCCAAAATCCGGCTTACGGACGGAAGATTTTATAAGCTAACCATATCTAAGCTGCTGCAGGCTAATAATTATAAGTACTTGAAAGAAAACCACACCATATTGTTTACGACACGGGAGATTGTCGATATCACTCCATATAATAAGAAGCTATGCAGCCCTTATCTTTCCTTGGCCCTGGAGAAAAGCAATATCAATTCCGGTGACGAAAATATCCCGGTTAATACCGAAATCAGACTGACTTTTTCCAATAATGTGATTACGAAAGCAGTGCGCGATAATAACCTGCATTGCTTTTCTTTGCGCAGCAGCAAAAACCAGATTGTAGAGATCGATGTCATCATGGGGGACCCCGATGATAATTCCGATAAGAAAAAGGAGATTGTGATCCGTCCCCAACAGCACCTACTGGCAAATACTCTTTATATCCTGACCATTTCCGAAAACCTGCAGGGGGGCAATCAGAAGCTGCTGGGAAGGGATAAAGCGATTATCTTCACTACCGATGAGACCGGCGCCGCTACTGCCGGACAGGGCGGGGTAGGGATTGCCTAG
- a CDS encoding fibronectin type III domain-containing protein, with amino-acid sequence MMKEFLSRKRTQFFSVLMVAVLMIASFVPSAFALNYNGTGSGTGNKSLDFNGYEYTKTGGTATLNLYFNKSLASSQVTGGQFQVKLHNSPYTPASFTYTNLQVGSNASGVTDSGLTNGSTVTLSFASALADDTLYDVVINAATLADAQGAGGGGSGSGPGKTLGNYTDRVGFTFTFRTPDSLGGYSNVAPVVTFFGGPAAGTDWSYESNLGVVFDRPIDSSSLSTFLSDLSSNYVRTDLMGSPAVVQDPTINGSATANAECYTPHANAAQTTFFFPETVNGNTNPVYNRADDASHSYSLTLPSFTDVSSNTFSTPGSLSFTTVSDDLPGWLDNIPTAVAGTSSGELDVAWDYSNITPYTDTFDVYIADSTVYADPLTAVYSLADSGVIGDSTTLTGLVSNRTYYVRVVPVNAAGSVGFSWAGSGAAK; translated from the coding sequence ATGATGAAAGAATTCTTAAGCCGTAAAAGAACGCAGTTTTTTTCAGTTCTCATGGTGGCGGTTTTGATGATCGCTTCCTTTGTTCCTTCAGCCTTCGCGCTGAATTACAACGGCACAGGCTCCGGTACGGGCAATAAGTCCTTGGATTTTAACGGGTATGAATATACCAAAACCGGCGGTACGGCAACCTTGAATCTCTATTTCAATAAATCCTTAGCCTCCAGCCAGGTGACAGGGGGACAGTTTCAGGTTAAGCTGCACAACTCTCCTTATACGCCGGCTTCTTTCACTTACACCAATTTACAGGTGGGCAGTAATGCAAGCGGTGTGACCGATTCGGGTCTGACCAATGGCAGCACGGTTACCCTGAGCTTCGCTTCCGCTTTGGCAGACGATACCTTGTATGATGTGGTCATCAATGCCGCCACTTTGGCTGATGCCCAAGGTGCCGGCGGTGGCGGCTCAGGAAGCGGCCCCGGAAAAACCCTGGGCAACTATACCGACAGGGTGGGCTTTACCTTCACCTTCAGAACACCTGACTCACTTGGAGGTTACAGCAATGTGGCTCCCGTCGTGACCTTCTTCGGCGGTCCGGCTGCTGGGACGGACTGGAGCTATGAATCCAATCTGGGGGTTGTTTTTGACAGGCCTATCGACTCTTCGTCACTTTCAACATTCCTGTCTGACCTGAGCAGCAACTATGTCCGGACGGATCTTATGGGCAGTCCTGCCGTGGTCCAGGATCCAACGATTAACGGGTCGGCAACCGCCAATGCGGAATGTTATACCCCTCATGCCAATGCAGCCCAAACTACGTTTTTCTTTCCTGAGACGGTGAACGGCAACACCAATCCTGTCTATAACCGGGCCGATGATGCCAGCCACAGCTACAGCCTGACGTTGCCCAGCTTTACCGATGTGAGCAGCAATACCTTCAGTACCCCAGGATCGCTTTCTTTTACTACAGTGAGCGATGATCTGCCAGGGTGGCTGGATAATATCCCGACAGCTGTGGCAGGTACATCTTCTGGGGAACTGGATGTTGCCTGGGATTATAGCAACATTACTCCGTATACCGATACTTTTGATGTGTATATTGCCGATTCAACAGTTTATGCTGACCCGCTGACGGCAGTGTACAGCTTAGCAGATAGCGGTGTTATCGGTGATTCGACAACTTTAACCGGCCTTGTTTCCAACAGAACCTATTATGTGCGTGTTGTGCCGGTCAATGCTGCGGGTTCAGTAGGATTCTCCTGGGCCGGATCAGGAGCGGCCAAATAA